A genomic window from Terriglobales bacterium includes:
- a CDS encoding gamma-glutamylcyclotransferase family protein, with the protein MDTPRRIEVFFYGLFMDVELLRGKGAEPQKLRAGSVPGYSLRIGQRATLAPDAQGRAYGMLMQLTHAELEQLYAEASVRMYRPEAVIAELSDGSRTAALCFNLPAAPSPEEANPEYAAKLRDLARRPGFPSDYVENIR; encoded by the coding sequence ATGGACACGCCCCGACGTATCGAAGTCTTCTTCTACGGCCTGTTCATGGACGTCGAGCTCCTGCGCGGCAAGGGCGCCGAACCGCAGAAACTTCGCGCGGGATCGGTTCCGGGGTACTCGCTGCGCATCGGCCAGCGTGCCACGCTGGCGCCCGATGCGCAGGGACGCGCGTACGGCATGCTGATGCAACTGACGCATGCCGAGCTCGAGCAACTGTACGCGGAAGCCAGCGTCCGCATGTACCGGCCGGAAGCGGTGATCGCCGAACTCAGCGACGGCTCCCGAACCGCGGCGCTGTGCTTCAATCTGCCAGCCGCACCGAGCCCCGAAGAGGCGAACCCCGAGTACGCCGCGAAGCTGCGCGACCTCGCGCGTCGGCCGGGCTTCCCCTCGGACTATGTGGAGAACATCCGGTAG
- a CDS encoding anti-sigma factor, whose amino-acid sequence MKCKQARSLFSPCLDGVVTGAEMLAVERHLEECPSCRVEYRQLTRTQALVHALGPRRAPEALALQLRVALSRRSADTLSRRLAAGMVRLENAINGFLLPATAGLVSTVILFGLLLGIYPVPAQAGADDVPTLLYLPPQLEGSPFAAGLSSLNNADALVVETYVDANGRVQDYRILAGPEQDEKLRTQLSNALIFTTFRPAMSFGRPTAGRVVLSFSKVSVKG is encoded by the coding sequence ATGAAGTGCAAACAGGCCCGTTCGCTGTTCTCTCCCTGCCTGGACGGCGTGGTGACCGGGGCCGAGATGCTGGCCGTGGAGCGCCACCTGGAGGAGTGCCCGTCCTGCCGCGTGGAGTATCGCCAGTTGACCCGCACCCAGGCGCTGGTGCATGCCCTGGGGCCGCGGCGCGCGCCCGAGGCGCTGGCGCTGCAGTTGCGCGTCGCCCTTTCCCGGCGCTCCGCCGACACGTTGAGCCGCCGCCTGGCCGCCGGTATGGTGCGGTTGGAGAACGCCATCAACGGCTTCCTGCTACCCGCCACGGCGGGGCTGGTCAGCACGGTGATCCTGTTCGGGCTGCTGCTGGGCATCTACCCGGTACCGGCACAGGCGGGCGCCGACGATGTCCCCACGCTGCTGTACCTGCCGCCGCAACTGGAAGGGTCGCCCTTCGCCGCCGGCCTCAGTTCGCTGAACAACGCCGATGCGCTGGTGGTGGAGACCTACGTGGACGCCAACGGCCGGGTGCAGGACTATCGCATCCTCGCAGGTCCGGAGCAGGACGAGAAGTTGCGCACACAGCTCAGTAACGCGCTGATCTTCACCACCTTCCGCCCGGCCATGTCGTTTGGGCGGCCCACCGCGGGGCGCGTAGTGCTCTCCTTCTCCAAGGTGTCGGTGAAGGGATAA
- a CDS encoding sigma-70 family RNA polymerase sigma factor: MGDIASALSGRAEEVAIVAGLKSGSEEAYEWLIARFHQPIYSLVYRIVHDPADAADTTQEVFLKVFRGIHSFQGNASLKTWMYRIAIREASNQRRWWYRHKGRETSIEPGAETGESGFCACLRETLVDDADSPLDTAMQGEVRERLEQELRQLPEPYRTTVILRDIEELSYEEIAEVLGVSLGTVKSRLMRGRDALRKRLLRYAGETAPETKRRSVRAEEDAGTSAGEAIEVTP, from the coding sequence GTGGGCGATATCGCAAGCGCGCTGAGTGGCCGCGCAGAAGAAGTGGCCATTGTGGCCGGGCTGAAGTCCGGCTCCGAAGAGGCCTACGAGTGGCTGATCGCCCGCTTCCATCAGCCCATCTACAGCCTGGTGTACCGCATTGTGCACGACCCGGCAGACGCCGCCGACACCACGCAGGAAGTCTTCCTGAAGGTGTTCCGCGGCATCCACTCGTTCCAGGGCAACGCCAGCCTGAAGACGTGGATGTACCGCATCGCCATCCGGGAAGCGTCGAACCAGCGGCGCTGGTGGTACCGGCATAAGGGGCGCGAGACATCGATCGAGCCCGGCGCGGAGACAGGCGAATCCGGCTTCTGCGCCTGCCTGCGGGAGACGCTGGTGGACGATGCGGATTCGCCGCTCGACACGGCCATGCAGGGGGAGGTTCGGGAGCGCCTGGAGCAAGAGCTGCGGCAGTTGCCCGAGCCTTATCGCACCACCGTCATTTTGCGCGATATCGAAGAGCTTTCCTACGAAGAGATTGCGGAAGTACTGGGAGTTTCGCTGGGGACGGTGAAATCACGTTTGATGCGCGGGCGCGACGCTTTGCGAAAGCGTCTGCTGCGCTATGCCGGCGAGACGGCGCCGGAAACGAAGCGCCGCTCGGTCCGAGCCGAAGAGGATGCCGGCACGTCCGCCGGCGAGGCCATCGAGGTTACGCCATGA